The Candidatus Celerinatantimonas neptuna DNA segment ATTAAGAGAGTTCCCCGCACCCGCGGGGATGAACCGTAACGGCGTTGCTCGTCGTCTGACGGTCCATAGAGTTCCCCGCACCCGCGGGGATGAACCGGAAACTAATAGATATACATTGCAGAGCCTAGTGAGTTCCCCGCACCCGCGGGGATGAACCGCAAATAATGAGCCTGGCCGTGTGGTTATGCATGAGTTCCCCGCACCCGCGGGGATGAACCGCCAATAGTGTTATGGATTCTGGCACTGACGACGAGTTCCCCGCACCCGCGGGGATGAACCGGGTCGCGGTTTATCTTGTTTGCCGTCCTCCTAGAGTTCCCCGCACCCGCGGGGATGAACCGCGCTCATTAATAGCGATACACAATCTGAGGCCGAGTTCCCCGCACCCGCGGGGATGAACCGCGGATGTTAAAAAAAGACTAGCTACTGCTCGTGAGTTCCCCGCACCCGCGGGGATGAACCGGAACTGTGTATATTGGTGATGATAAAACGGAGGAGTTCCCCGCACCCGCGGGGATGAACCGAATTTCTAACCATTGAAGAACACAATAAGTATGAGTTCCCCGCACCCGCGGGGATGAACCGAGAGTCCCGGAGAGCTCTCGACACCGTATCCAGAGTTCCCCGCACCCGCGGGGATGAACCGTATTCGTTGCGAAAATACGTTACCCCCGTGCCGAGTTCCCCGCACCCGCGGGGATGAACCGCAGAGTCGATCGCCCTGCCCACAATACTGTCCGAGTTCCCCGCACCCGCGGGGATGAACCGATAACAATTCTTTGCGTCCTATTTATGCAGCCGAGTTCCCCGCACCCGCGGGGATGAACCGTCGCCATCCCCAGGTTTTTCGTAATCGCGGAAGAGTTCCCCGCACCCGCGGGGATGAACCGAAATGTTCACGGAGGAGGGATGATGATGACAGGAGTTCCCCGCACCCGCGGGGATGAACCGAAATTTCGGTAAAAGAGTTGACAGCAGGGTTAGAGTTCCCCGCACCCGCGGGGATGAACCGATCCTGCCAACTTTGAAAAAAGCCGTGTTGTAGAGTTCCCCTCACCCGCGGGGATTTTTATTGACACTGACTCTTAGTGGCCCGTGCAATGATATTGCCGGTTTGCTTTTGTAGCAGGCTAGTGAATGCTGCAATATCATCTGTGTTGAGTGTTAATGTGATGATAAGGCTTCATTGTTTTCTAAAAGTATTTTAAATAATCTGAGTGTACCGTGGAGTAGATAAAGGTGGTTGAGTTCGTGTTCGCTGATGTGGTCAGTATTTGACATGGCTGTCTTGGTAAGAAGACCGCAGGGTTCGGGTAACCGCTGTTGAATTCTAGTGACTCAGAGCATACTTCAAGGGCGTGTTAGTGGTCAACCGGTGCCGGGTGATATTGAGTGACGACATATTGGAACCCTCTGATATTCCTGTGCGAATAGTCTGTGTTAAGATGAATGCCTATCTCGCAGTTGGGCACATTAGTTTTAACGATTATGGCGAATACCAAGCGGAGTCTTCCATCAAAATCCCGGGCTAAATCCCCCCGTAAACGCTCGTCTTCTCCTAGGAAAAAATCAAAGAAAACGGTGTCTAATCGTCGCTGGTGGATTTTAGGCCTCAAGGTATTACTGGTGGTCGTTGCAGTGATGGGGGCCTGGGGCGTTTATCTGGATAGTAAAATCCGCTATCGCTTTGATGGTCATAAATGGCAGTTGCCTGCGGTGGTGTATGGGCGGGAGATGAGTCTTTATCCGAATATGCGCCTGACCCGCAGTGAAATTGAGCGCGAGTTGAAGCAACTGAATTACCGTAAAGTGGTGCACCCGATGTCATCGGGTGAGTTTTCGGCTTCGACGTATAAGATTGTGATGGTCCGTCGGCCATTTAGTTTCCCAAATGGGGAGCAGGGGGCGGTGCCGATTTTGTTGACTTTTTCGAAGACTCGCCTGGTTCGTATTCAAAATCGGGATACCGGTGCGACCTTGCGTCATTTGCGCTTAGATCCGATTTTACTTGACCGGATTTCAACCGGCAGCAGTGAAGACCGATTATTTGTTCCATTGTCGCAAATTCCTAAAACGCTGGTTGAAGCGTTGATTCAAACCGAAGATCGGGGGTTTTATCACCATGACGGTGTTTCGCTGACGTCTATAGCCCGGGCGTTGATTGCCAATGTGCTGGCTGGCCATACGGTTCAGGGGGGCAGTACGCTGACTCAGCAGTTGGCTAAAAATTTATTTTTAACCCGCAGGCGAACGTTGTGGCGCAAAATTCAAGAAGCCTATATTGCGATTTTAATCAGTTTACGTTATTCCAAAGATGAGGTGCTGGAGACTTATCTGAATGAGGTGTATCTGGGCCAGAATGGCAATCGTTCGGTGCATGGGGTCGGGCTTGCCAGTTATTTCTATTTTGGCCGACCGGTTTATGATTTGAGCTTAGATCAGCAGGCCTTGTTGGTGGCGCTGGTTCGCGGGCCTTCTTATTATGATCCGTGGCGACACCCCAAACGGGCTATTGAGCGCCGGGATCGGGTGTTGCGGCTGATGGTTGAAGCTGGTTTGTTGAATGCGCCCCGTTATCGGGAGCTGGTGCGACGTCATCTGGATTTAGTGGCTCAGGGCAGTATGGGCTATCGGCGGATACCTGGTTTCGTTGAGCTGGTTCGCGGATGGCTCGATACCCATTTGCAAAACTGGCGACAAGCCAGTGGCTTGCGTATTTTCACGACGCTTGAGCCGATTGCTCAGCGCCAGGCTCAGCGAGCGGCCCACCAACGGTTGGCTGCGATGCACCGGAGCGATTTGCAAACTGCGGTAGTGGTTACCGATCGTTATACTGGTGCAATTCGTGCGGTCGTGGCCAGTCGTGATGGGGATGATACAGGCTTTAACCGGGCTCTAAATGCTCGTCGTCAGATTGGTTCGTTAATTAAACCTTTTATTTATTTAACCGCTTATGAACAGGGTCGTACGCCGGGTGAATTGCTCAATGATAGCCCGTTGACGGTGAAGCTTTCGAATGGGCAGGTATGGCAGCCTCATAATTATGATCGTAAGTTCGGCGGGCCGGTCATGATGTATCGGGCTCTTGCAAAATCGCTCAATGTCCCGACGGTGCGTCTGGGCATGTCGCTGGGGCTTGATAAGGTGATTGATACGTTGCACCGTGCCGGATTAGAGCTTGAGGTGCATCCTTATCCGGCCATGTTGTTGGGAGCTCTGGATTTAACCCCGGTTGAGGTGGCTCAGATTTATCAGACATTAGATGATGGCGGGGTGTACCGGCCAATTTATAGTGTATCGGCTGTGGTGAATCAGAAAGGTAAGGTGATCTATCGCCATATTGATCGTCACCAGCGGCGCTGGGCTAAATTACCGGCTTATCAGATCCTGTTTAATTTGATTCAGGTGAGCCGTATCGGGACCGGGCATTCGCTGCGCTGGCGCCTGCCGAATGTGAGTATTGCTGGTAAAACCGGAACCAGCGATGATCTGCGTGATAGTTGGTTTGTCGGGGCCGATGCGCGTCAGATTGTGACGGCCTGGGTCGGGCGGGATGATAGTCAGCCTGCTAATGTGACCGGTGCGGATGCGGCATTGCCGATCGTAGCAAATTATTTTAAGGCAACCGGTGCGCTTTCACTGCGGCCAGAAATGCCGCGTAATTTGAGCTGGCTGAGTTTTTCACCCAAAACAGGGAAGGTTGTGGATGCTCACTGTCAGGGCAGTGTATTGTTGCCCGCACCCAGTTCATTGAAAAATAAGGTACATGCATGTTCATCCCATTCGCTTCAGTCATTTTTTAAGAAACTTTTTTAAGAATGGGAATCATTAAGGCGTGTGTTATGTTAACGGTGGTTTGTTAACGTCGGTCTTTTTCTGTGAGGCGCGTTATATATCTTTGGCAATATGAACAACTTGTCCGATGATTTCAAACTGGTGTTGCTCGTGATATGGAATATCGAGTGGCGGATAATGGATATTATCACTGAGTAGTCGCCATTGGTTTGGATGGTATTGATAACGTTTGAGTAATAATTCTTCGTTGCTGACAAATGCGTAGATTTGTCCGTCATGTAGCCTGAACGTGCGTTGATTGATGACGACGGTATCGTTGTTATTTATTGTCGGTTCCATGCTGTCTCCTATAGCCTTGATGATGGTGAGCTCTTTCTCGTTAAATCCCCGGTGGGTTAGCCAGTTTCTTCTGAATGCCAGATAAGGCTGTGTGCCGGTATGGGGGAATGATTCGTTTGACCGCGGGTGCCATGAGGTGATGGGATAATAGGGAATTAAGGCAAATTCTTTAGCAAAATCAATGGGGGATTTGCATTCATGTGGGGTGTGTTCTGTGTGCAGTGACTGAAATACCCTATTTTGTGGGGTGATCAGGTGGCGTTTGCGGTATTTGAGCTCAGTGAGTGTTTCTGCGGGCAAATTGGTACTGGCGTACTCATAAGTGACGCCTTTTACGCCTTTTTTCTGGCGTTTTTCCCAGCCTTCTTTTGTTGCTTTGCGAGAGATACTGCTGGCCGCTTTGGGTAATCCAGGTAGACCGGCCAACTCATCGGCGGTGTACCAACCTATTGATGTCACGACAAGTTACCTTTTTGATTACATTGACAGTTTAAAGAGATAGAAATATCAATTAAATTCATATAGTTATAAATAAATTCATTTTTTTTGTGAATACACGCTTGTATTTGGTGGGTATTCAAAATAATATGTATTGAATACATGTCGATCTTGTTAAATAATAGTACAAAGGTTAACGGCAGAGGATCTCATTTTATGATTAAAATTAGAAGGTCGATCATGCACCTGCTGGCTATAGCCTTTTAATGTATAGTTTTTTATTGATTAATTTGAATATATAACATATCGTCTGGCAGTTTTTTTGAGTTTTATGGCTCTTTTTTAAGAAAAGATAGTGTGACAAGCAGGCATGTCGGTTATTACTTACTACGACATGAAGTGCTGAGTTGGTTTTCATCCACATGCGGTAAATAACTTAGAGGGTTGTTTATTACACAGCGTGTAATGTATAGAACGGTTATTCCGGGTGGGATTTCCGCTGGTTTATCGGCGCTTTTATCGTATTAGTTGTTGCTTTCCTCCTAATCCTGTTTCTGTATTGTCTTCGTTAATTTTCTGATTCAGTGGACTCCATTCAACCTTGTATGTGTGATTAGCCGGGCATGAGAGCTATTGCTTCGTGTTATATCGTTCATCAATGTGGTTCAGTTTTTTTATTTGAGATAGTGACATTATATTTTCCCCAGTGATTTAATTTGCAGATGAAATTCTGCGAATAGATAGCTCGTATCTGGTTTTTATGCCACTTATATTCAGATAATTCGAATTCTTTTCATATTTATTTAAATACTTCTGGAAAATGATTATCGGCTGTTCGAATCATTTTCTGTATATTTGTTTTATTAGAACTAATTCTTTTGGGCTATTTGTTATCTAGTAGTAATTAATGATTTTTTAGTTACTAGAACATTTGGTCTAGTATTTTGTTCGACTTGTCATTAGCTTCTGTTTAGAATGTGCGCACTCAATTAATAATCAAGATATTAATTGAATGAATGAAAAAGGAGCGATGGCCTGTTGAATTTTTATTTTGCTGGTTTGCCATGCCGGCATATTCATGTTTATGAGTTTAATAGGTTGAGTATAAAGGTCATCGATGATGCGGTTATGGATCATCCTGCACCTCCTTTAAGGAAATTCAGATGTCTAGTTTATTTAGCTTTTTTGAAAATCGCTCTGTGGGGGCGAAATTAGGATGGGGTTTCGGTTTAGTTCTGGTGCTGACATTGATTGTCGCCATCACGGGAAGCCATGGGTTGGATATTATATTTCAGCGTGGCTATAAGGTTTCAACAGCTACGGAATTAAAAGAGCTTTTATTAAAAGCACAAATGGCCCGCATCAAATATACCACAGATGGTGAGTCAACACAGAAAGAAAAATTAACAGCATTAATGGAGCAGCTACAACAGACATTAAAAGAAGAGCGGGGGTTATATCAGGCTCCGGATGATTTAAGACTTTTTGATGCGGCTATTCAGGCGGTTCAGCAGTATATGCAAGTGAAAGAACATTTATCGCAGAGT contains these protein-coding regions:
- the mrcB gene encoding Penicillin-binding protein 1B, whose product is MPISQLGTLVLTIMANTKRSLPSKSRAKSPRKRSSSPRKKSKKTVSNRRWWILGLKVLLVVVAVMGAWGVYLDSKIRYRFDGHKWQLPAVVYGREMSLYPNMRLTRSEIERELKQLNYRKVVHPMSSGEFSASTYKIVMVRRPFSFPNGEQGAVPILLTFSKTRLVRIQNRDTGATLRHLRLDPILLDRISTGSSEDRLFVPLSQIPKTLVEALIQTEDRGFYHHDGVSLTSIARALIANVLAGHTVQGGSTLTQQLAKNLFLTRRRTLWRKIQEAYIAILISLRYSKDEVLETYLNEVYLGQNGNRSVHGVGLASYFYFGRPVYDLSLDQQALLVALVRGPSYYDPWRHPKRAIERRDRVLRLMVEAGLLNAPRYRELVRRHLDLVAQGSMGYRRIPGFVELVRGWLDTHLQNWRQASGLRIFTTLEPIAQRQAQRAAHQRLAAMHRSDLQTAVVVTDRYTGAIRAVVASRDGDDTGFNRALNARRQIGSLIKPFIYLTAYEQGRTPGELLNDSPLTVKLSNGQVWQPHNYDRKFGGPVMMYRALAKSLNVPTVRLGMSLGLDKVIDTLHRAGLELEVHPYPAMLLGALDLTPVEVAQIYQTLDDGGVYRPIYSVSAVVNQKGKVIYRHIDRHQRRWAKLPAYQILFNLIQVSRIGTGHSLRWRLPNVSIAGKTGTSDDLRDSWFVGADARQIVTAWVGRDDSQPANVTGADAALPIVANYFKATGALSLRPEMPRNLSWLSFSPKTGKVVDAHCQGSVLLPAPSSLKNKVHACSSHSLQSFFKKLF
- the lexA_3 gene encoding LexA repressor; this translates as MTSIGWYTADELAGLPGLPKAASSISRKATKEGWEKRQKKGVKGVTYEYASTNLPAETLTELKYRKRHLITPQNRVFQSLHTEHTPHECKSPIDFAKEFALIPYYPITSWHPRSNESFPHTGTQPYLAFRRNWLTHRGFNEKELTIIKAIGDSMEPTINNNDTVVINQRTFRLHDGQIYAFVSNEELLLKRYQYHPNQWRLLSDNIHYPPLDIPYHEQHQFEIIGQVVHIAKDI